From one Spiroplasma endosymbiont of Panorpa germanica genomic stretch:
- a CDS encoding HNH endonuclease has product MEFTKIELHKLWINYATKLGLPGPIFPLELKCPWCNKMMNFYEAYDFKNSNSWEIGFIIPLEKNGDLHYKNWQPIHISCNGEKNLKDQEKDIIKIDDLTVLESIVVEKVEEPIEPVVVVEEPVVEESQEFDFDPDLGIEVVDEIKFEKPKKIKPIKPEKPKREAKPEKESKEFWKPKNKKVDNKVNESTQSESIFASRVNRNFESSNIQERMDKKIDKMLKKRKF; this is encoded by the coding sequence ATGGAATTTACTAAAATTGAATTACATAAATTATGAATTAATTATGCGACTAAATTAGGTCTTCCTGGTCCAATTTTCCCCTTAGAATTAAAATGTCCTTGATGCAATAAAATGATGAATTTCTATGAAGCTTATGATTTTAAAAATTCTAATAGTTGAGAAATTGGCTTTATTATTCCCTTAGAGAAAAACGGTGACCTCCATTATAAAAATTGACAACCAATCCATATCTCTTGTAATGGAGAAAAAAATCTTAAGGATCAAGAAAAAGATATAATCAAAATTGATGATTTAACAGTTCTAGAATCAATTGTGGTTGAAAAAGTTGAAGAACCAATTGAACCAGTCGTTGTAGTTGAAGAACCAGTCGTTGAAGAATCACAAGAATTTGATTTTGATCCTGACTTGGGAATTGAAGTTGTTGATGAAATCAAATTCGAAAAGCCTAAAAAAATAAAACCCATAAAACCAGAAAAACCCAAAAGGGAAGCTAAACCAGAAAAAGAATCTAAGGAATTTTGGAAACCAAAAAATAAAAAGGTTGACAATAAGGTAAATGAATCTACGCAAAGCGAATCGATTTTTGCTAGTCGTGTTAATCGAAATTTTGAAAGTTCAAATATTCAAGAGCGAATGGATAAAAAAATTGACAAGATGTTAAAAAAGCGAAAGTTTTAA
- a CDS encoding lipoprotein — protein sequence MKKLLGLLAAFGLTASAGSVVVACGDTAKESAEVAAVIAKINEIAENSKTTPLADKAAAEAAVKGTATDKVSVEIKEKAEEANVTVKVTILKAEAVDSTREGEVETEEVTIYALVKDIVVEAKDLSKLTLDLEEIADKENATILAALKAKNSLSDEEVAEIEVSKASETGATITASKNAKLVSGSAEVTFTVAKGE from the coding sequence ATGAAAAAATTATTAGGTTTATTAGCAGCATTCGGTTTAACTGCATCTGCTGGATCAGTTGTTGTTGCTTGTGGTGACACAGCCAAAGAAAGTGCTGAAGTAGCGGCAGTTATTGCAAAAATTAACGAAATTGCTGAAAATTCAAAAACAACACCATTAGCAGATAAAGCAGCAGCTGAAGCAGCTGTTAAAGGTACTGCAACTGATAAAGTGTCAGTTGAAATAAAAGAAAAAGCAGAAGAAGCAAATGTAACAGTTAAAGTTACAATTTTAAAAGCAGAAGCTGTTGATTCAACTAGAGAAGGTGAAGTTGAAACTGAAGAAGTTACAATTTATGCTTTAGTAAAAGACATCGTAGTTGAAGCTAAAGATTTATCAAAATTAACTCTAGATTTAGAAGAAATTGCTGATAAAGAAAATGCAACTATTTTAGCTGCACTTAAAGCAAAAAATTCATTATCAGATGAAGAAGTTGCTGAAATTGAAGTTTCAAAAGCTAGTGAAACTGGAGCAACTATTACTGCTTCAAAAAATGCAAAATTAGTAAGTGGTTCAGCTGAAGTTACATTTACTGTAGCAAAAGGTGAATAA
- a CDS encoding lipoprotein: MKKLLGLLAAFGLTASAGSVVIACEKADKTEVEKVKESIVALTASSKAEPFATQELAEAAVIALATATVNVEIKAEAGEGTFELVLTIADGEATKEITLHVLLTEVKEVEKTLLTDLIKVLALGEFEAAPQAADILTKVTELNVEFTSEMHSGVDVTAITATSATITAKSDSELLDGTINVTFTVAETV, encoded by the coding sequence ATGAAAAAATTATTAGGTTTATTAGCAGCTTTCGGTTTAACTGCATCTGCTGGATCAGTTGTTATCGCTTGTGAAAAAGCAGATAAAACTGAAGTTGAAAAAGTAAAAGAAAGCATCGTTGCTTTAACTGCTTCTTCAAAAGCAGAACCATTTGCAACTCAAGAATTAGCAGAAGCTGCTGTTATTGCTTTAGCAACTGCAACAGTTAATGTTGAAATTAAAGCAGAAGCAGGAGAAGGAACTTTTGAACTTGTCCTAACTATCGCTGATGGAGAAGCTACTAAAGAAATTACTTTACATGTTTTATTAACAGAAGTTAAAGAAGTTGAAAAAACTCTTTTAACAGATTTAATTAAAGTTTTAGCTTTAGGTGAATTTGAAGCAGCTCCTCAAGCAGCTGACATTTTAACTAAAGTAACTGAATTGAATGTTGAATTTACATCAGAAATGCACTCAGGAGTTGATGTTACAGCAATTACAGCTACTTCAGCAACAATTACTGCTAAATCTGATTCTGAATTACTTGATGGTACAATCAATGTAACTTTCACAGTAGCAGAAACAGTTTAA
- a CDS encoding lipoprotein, producing the protein MKKLLIILGSLGITASVGGTVVSCEFTKSGVVNLGNLKSPSIEKFADQKSIDLEYLKANKNLITGLEKINPSEIKFENFKNDEVKKTITVDIVSLENSKTVSGSIKNLEIKVVEYVKKNVKNIITEMSLGEVSTKNTVPNSQELINAIKKSNFHSLINNVFSQTEGFSFDNVKNDSFTLTISKESKYLVENEKIDFKYTLKSTATEKIKLETLLKNKNIGEFKISREKPRADEVMEKLILSNSDLVRYKSQLEVTDIQSTKATIKVKSNSNELVQGGSVEVNFILRNKLEDIVIENNLGKFLVEKSLPTKEEVIDRLIEKNPNIGNFKSSLTILGNLNLTSATISVKSDSVILIPDSSITVTYVVESKLPTLKSLIKVDKVGIIQKTEEEFTIDDFKVIFIEKNPEIAEYMNDLKMKMNTSFGSVDITVIPTSEKLSIFDSIKIFFKLVTDKPEPESKPESKPENKPENKPESKPESKPAVIASQPTENITNPSTTLKS; encoded by the coding sequence ATGAAAAAATTACTAATTATCTTAGGTTCTCTTGGTATAACAGCTTCCGTTGGTGGAACTGTTGTTTCTTGTGAATTTACAAAATCTGGGGTTGTCAATCTTGGCAATCTAAAATCACCTTCAATAGAAAAATTTGCAGATCAAAAATCAATTGATCTAGAATATTTAAAAGCCAACAAAAATTTAATAACTGGACTTGAAAAAATTAATCCTTCTGAGATTAAATTTGAGAACTTTAAAAACGATGAGGTTAAAAAAACAATCACAGTTGATATTGTTTCATTGGAAAATTCCAAAACAGTGAGCGGAAGCATTAAAAATCTTGAAATTAAAGTTGTTGAATATGTTAAAAAAAATGTAAAAAATATTATTACTGAAATGTCATTGGGAGAAGTCAGTACTAAAAATACTGTCCCAAACAGTCAAGAACTAATAAACGCTATTAAAAAAAGCAATTTTCATTCATTAATAAATAACGTTTTCAGCCAAACTGAAGGATTTTCTTTTGATAATGTTAAAAATGATAGCTTTACTTTAACTATAAGCAAGGAATCAAAATACTTAGTTGAAAATGAAAAAATTGATTTTAAATATACTTTAAAATCTACAGCAACAGAAAAAATTAAATTGGAAACTCTTTTAAAAAATAAAAATATTGGAGAATTTAAAATAAGTCGCGAAAAACCCAGAGCTGATGAAGTTATGGAAAAACTAATTTTAAGTAATAGTGATCTGGTTAGATACAAATCTCAATTAGAAGTAACAGACATTCAATCAACAAAAGCTACCATTAAAGTAAAAAGCAATTCAAACGAATTGGTTCAAGGTGGTAGTGTTGAAGTTAATTTTATTTTAAGAAATAAATTAGAAGACATAGTTATTGAAAACAATTTAGGAAAATTTTTAGTTGAAAAATCACTGCCAACTAAAGAAGAAGTTATTGACAGATTAATTGAAAAGAATCCGAATATTGGCAATTTTAAAAGTAGCTTAACAATTTTAGGAAATCTAAATCTGACAAGTGCGACCATATCGGTTAAATCTGATTCAGTAATTTTAATTCCAGATTCAAGTATTACTGTAACTTATGTGGTTGAATCAAAATTACCAACTTTGAAAAGTTTAATAAAAGTAGACAAGGTTGGCATAATTCAAAAAACTGAAGAAGAATTTACAATTGATGATTTTAAAGTGATCTTTATTGAAAAAAATCCTGAAATTGCAGAATACATGAATGATCTTAAAATGAAAATGAATACTTCATTTGGAAGCGTTGACATTACTGTAATACCAACTTCAGAAAAGCTATCAATTTTTGATAGTATTAAAATATTTTTTAAATTAGTAACTGATAAACCAGAACCGGAAAGCAAACCTGAAAGTAAACCGGAAAATAAACCGGAAAATAAACCTGAAAGTAAACCTGAAAGTAAACCCGCAGTTATTGCTAGTCAACCAACTGAAAATATAACAAATCCAAGTACCACTTTAAAATCGTAA
- a CDS encoding ABC transporter ATP-binding protein — MKTNKNQPAGPKNSMFFKMIAGYYVREWKISIRMLFLMMIIVSCQIMIPILTNQMTISILSERNIGQPNPMYWGVPWDKLIYVGIGIVITNSLASFTFNYLGYLMGKKIEIDLRNRCLERLVRQDISYYSDKKIGEILTNVVSDTQLFGDWAVNIPMQVGISFFQIVASLSMMFIFQWQIALVAFSTFLIILVSMGLCFVITTKRYYKVRQVLTEINGNVTDRIVTVRLIKSSGTENYETQRFKNVHEEYYKRSRPVGKMQASMLTILFGGVSMLQFSTIISAMLLFGNSNSDEAVQTFFSQTFASFTLAQGMIIGPLFNIMNCAFGLAMATVAAQRIDKTLKSPSIMEPHYFDGKVIDKISGDIKFEGIRFAYPEKPTKTVLPKFDFTFKEGKSYAFVGATGSGKSTISRLLLRFYDPTEGKIIINQDINLKDVNLSSYLSHVGYVEQEPQILFGDVYENIKYGSFEASNEQVIEACKKAELHDLIQTWPDGYDTILGERGFLLSGGQKQRLVIARMFLKDPTILILDEATSALDNIVEKEIQEKLESLMKGRTTVSIAHRLSTIKNADQIVVLGPDGAGIVQTGTFNQLKSEPGHFKNLYEAGLME, encoded by the coding sequence TTGAAAACAAATAAAAACCAACCAGCAGGTCCAAAAAATAGCATGTTTTTTAAAATGATTGCAGGATATTATGTTAGAGAATGAAAAATCTCAATTCGCATGCTATTTTTAATGATGATCATTGTTAGTTGTCAAATTATGATACCAATTTTAACAAATCAAATGACCATTTCAATTTTAAGTGAACGAAATATTGGTCAACCAAATCCAATGTACTGAGGAGTTCCTTGAGACAAATTGATTTATGTGGGAATTGGAATTGTTATTACCAACTCTCTTGCTTCTTTTACCTTTAACTACTTAGGTTATTTAATGGGTAAAAAAATCGAAATTGATTTAAGAAATCGCTGTTTAGAACGATTAGTTCGTCAAGATATTTCATATTACTCAGATAAAAAAATTGGAGAAATTTTAACTAATGTTGTTTCAGATACCCAGTTATTTGGAGATTGAGCTGTTAATATCCCAATGCAAGTAGGGATTTCGTTTTTCCAAATTGTTGCATCACTTTCAATGATGTTTATTTTCCAATGACAAATCGCTTTAGTGGCATTTTCAACTTTCTTAATTATCTTAGTTTCTATGGGACTTTGCTTTGTGATCACTACTAAAAGATATTACAAAGTTCGTCAAGTACTAACTGAAATAAATGGTAATGTTACAGATCGAATTGTGACAGTACGTTTAATTAAATCTTCGGGAACTGAAAACTACGAAACTCAAAGATTCAAAAATGTTCATGAAGAATACTATAAAAGAAGTCGTCCTGTTGGTAAAATGCAAGCTTCAATGCTAACCATTTTATTTGGTGGAGTTTCGATGCTTCAATTTTCAACAATCATCTCAGCAATGTTGTTATTTGGTAATTCCAATAGTGATGAAGCTGTACAAACATTCTTTTCTCAAACTTTTGCTTCGTTCACCTTAGCTCAAGGTATGATAATCGGACCCTTATTTAATATAATGAACTGTGCTTTTGGACTAGCAATGGCCACTGTGGCAGCTCAAAGAATTGATAAAACTTTAAAATCACCATCAATTATGGAACCACATTATTTTGATGGTAAAGTTATTGACAAAATTAGTGGTGATATTAAGTTTGAAGGAATTCGTTTCGCTTATCCTGAGAAACCAACTAAAACAGTATTACCAAAATTTGATTTCACCTTTAAAGAGGGGAAGAGCTATGCTTTTGTAGGGGCCACTGGAAGTGGTAAATCAACGATTTCAAGGCTATTATTAAGGTTTTACGACCCCACAGAGGGTAAAATCATTATTAACCAAGACATAAACTTAAAAGATGTGAATTTATCTAGTTATTTAAGCCATGTGGGTTATGTTGAACAAGAACCCCAAATTCTATTTGGAGATGTTTATGAAAATATCAAATATGGAAGTTTTGAGGCATCCAATGAACAAGTAATCGAGGCTTGTAAAAAAGCAGAATTACATGATTTAATTCAAACTTGACCAGATGGTTATGACACCATTTTAGGGGAAAGAGGATTCTTGTTATCTGGGGGTCAAAAACAACGTCTAGTAATTGCTAGAATGTTCTTAAAAGATCCAACCATTTTAATTTTAGATGAAGCCACAAGTGCTTTAGATAATATTGTGGAAAAAGAGATCCAAGAAAAACTTGAATCACTAATGAAGGGCCGTACAACCGTCTCAATTGCCCATCGCTTGAGTACCATTAAAAATGCCGATCAAATCGTTGTTTTAGGCCCTGATGGAGCTGGAATTGTGCAAACTGGAACATTTAACCAACTAAAATCAGAACCTGGTCATTTCAAGAATCTTTATGAAGCTGGACTGATGGAATAA
- a CDS encoding lipoprotein, translated as MKKLLGLLAAFGLTASAGSVVVACGDTAKESAEVAAVIAAINKIGEESKAKPLTDKAAAEEAVKGTATDKVSVEIKEKAEEANVTVKVTIVKADEVKDEEVKTEEIEIHALVKDIKVEAKDLSKLTLDLEEIADKENATILAALKAKNSLSDEEVAEIAVSDITDTKATITASKDAKLVSGTAEVTFTVKVAE; from the coding sequence ATGAAAAAATTATTAGGTTTATTAGCAGCATTCGGTTTAACTGCATCTGCTGGATCAGTTGTTGTTGCTTGTGGTGACACAGCCAAAGAAAGCGCTGAAGTAGCAGCAGTTATTGCAGCAATTAACAAAATTGGTGAAGAATCAAAAGCAAAACCATTAACAGATAAAGCAGCAGCTGAAGAAGCTGTTAAAGGTACTGCAACTGATAAAGTATCAGTTGAAATAAAAGAAAAAGCAGAAGAAGCAAATGTAACAGTTAAAGTTACAATTGTAAAAGCAGACGAAGTTAAAGACGAAGAAGTTAAAACTGAAGAAATTGAAATTCATGCTTTAGTAAAAGATATCAAAGTTGAAGCTAAAGATTTATCAAAATTAACTCTAGATTTAGAAGAAATTGCTGATAAAGAAAATGCAACTATTTTAGCTGCACTTAAAGCAAAAAATTCATTATCAGATGAAGAAGTTGCTGAAATCGCAGTTTCAGATATTACTGATACTAAAGCAACTATTACTGCTTCAAAAGATGCAAAATTAGTAAGTGGAACAGCTGAAGTAACATTTACTGTAAAAGTTGCAGAATAA
- a CDS encoding lipoprotein — protein MKKLLGLLAAFGLTASAGSVVVACGDTAEAKTETVEVALTVSIEDGTKEAEVKEAIEKLEIKAEGTKEEKQSVSDAAAIAAVKTVKGVTKAVVKAAETKEVEAKDIEVKVNVLFTEKASVKDLSGMTKELGKLADDKDATVIAAFVKTNNLSEAEAKELEIKEVEKAVVDGKKTISAVDGATLVKGSVEVSFSTGEEA, from the coding sequence ATGAAAAAATTATTAGGTTTATTAGCAGCATTCGGTTTAACTGCATCTGCTGGATCAGTTGTTGTTGCTTGTGGTGACACAGCCGAAGCTAAAACTGAAACAGTTGAAGTTGCATTAACAGTTTCAATCGAAGATGGAACTAAAGAAGCTGAAGTTAAAGAAGCAATTGAAAAATTAGAAATCAAAGCTGAAGGAACTAAAGAAGAAAAACAATCAGTTTCTGATGCAGCAGCAATCGCAGCTGTTAAAACAGTTAAAGGAGTTACTAAAGCTGTAGTTAAAGCAGCTGAAACAAAAGAAGTTGAAGCAAAAGATATCGAAGTTAAAGTAAATGTATTATTTACTGAAAAAGCATCTGTAAAAGATTTATCAGGAATGACTAAAGAATTAGGTAAATTAGCTGATGATAAAGACGCAACAGTTATTGCTGCGTTTGTAAAAACAAACAACTTATCAGAAGCAGAAGCTAAAGAATTAGAAATTAAAGAAGTAGAAAAAGCAGTTGTAGATGGTAAAAAAACTATTTCAGCAGTTGATGGAGCTACTTTAGTTAAGGGTTCAGTTGAAGTTTCATTTTCTACTGGAGAAGAAGCTTAA
- a CDS encoding HAD-IC family P-type ATPase, giving the protein MKKNSKFSKSDITDKILTASKMDINDLKKDIDVVDWGLDEEEVFTRRRIQGENVPINKTFNHFQKIITALFAPFNLLLWFIAIIQIFIYFTQGYEKIDIISFSIIIFMVVLSASVDYIQDFKAYKMNQKLTQLIDNNVFVLREKVEVFFDNNNPKMMNNLKMINEKYLTVGDVVYLSAGDKVPADARILWSNNLTADQSDFTGESEWIQKSTSQINESSDNVFELSNIIFQNSKITSGSCYAVIFSIGKNTYANLMSEEGVEDDVTEYELGLKKVTKILLLTLLIVFPVVFLILFFKTGLIIGSLVFAISLIVSITPESLPAIMTLNLHEGAKRLKDAKIVVKNNSTTQTLGAIDILCTDKTGTLTDSQISLHSYLDLDLNKSNELLEFSFLNSYFQSNISNAIDKAILEQNPFDEKKIEETILIDEIPFNHERRMVSTLLLKDKKYLQITKGGIDEIIQTLGFLENEKKSGAIKNPDKDLILKKAKVFSDQGYRVVGLAFRESLNKFEVSEIGLTFLGFLIFTDNIKKDVDKVVELIYKNNVDLKILTGDSVDNSLLVAKNVGLNNPQAILGKDLEGLKQNELKEVALNYNVFCKLTPFQKSEIIKTLQDEGHCVGFLGDGVNDAKALRQSDVGISVNTGSPIAKASADAIMLEKDLLVLEKAFLQGRHIFTNAIKYIKISVTNNFSLMLTLIIALLWFDFKPMLPLHLLMQNLLYDFTNLIFVWDNVDKELIVKPKKWSTKSILPFAIFNAIAATTVSIINFLIIGYGFGLVGQINAGDTEALKMFQAAFFIESFLTHMIISIVYRTEKISIWQSNVNWIILFIISGFTIIVFGMVFIPNLNNSLGFKAPPAYWLAIISGLMIAAWSLGEINKKLYIQIFKKWI; this is encoded by the coding sequence ATGAAAAAAAATAGTAAATTTTCAAAAAGCGATATTACAGATAAGATTTTAACAGCTTCAAAAATGGATATTAACGATTTAAAAAAAGACATAGATGTGGTTGATTGAGGTTTAGATGAAGAGGAAGTATTTACAAGAAGAAGAATACAAGGGGAGAATGTGCCCATCAACAAGACTTTTAATCATTTTCAAAAAATTATTACAGCGCTTTTTGCTCCTTTTAACTTACTGCTTTGGTTTATTGCTATAATCCAAATCTTCATTTACTTTACCCAGGGTTATGAAAAAATTGATATTATTTCATTTAGTATAATTATATTTATGGTGGTTCTTTCAGCTTCTGTTGATTATATCCAGGATTTTAAAGCTTATAAGATGAATCAAAAGTTAACACAACTGATTGATAATAACGTTTTTGTGTTGAGAGAAAAAGTTGAAGTTTTTTTTGATAATAACAACCCAAAAATGATGAATAATTTAAAAATGATTAATGAAAAATATTTAACAGTGGGAGATGTTGTTTATCTATCAGCGGGTGATAAGGTTCCGGCAGATGCTAGAATTCTTTGAAGTAACAATCTCACAGCCGATCAATCAGATTTCACTGGTGAAAGTGAATGAATCCAAAAATCAACATCTCAAATTAACGAATCCAGTGATAACGTTTTTGAACTTTCAAACATTATTTTTCAGAACTCCAAAATAACTTCAGGTAGTTGCTATGCAGTAATTTTTTCAATTGGTAAAAATACTTATGCAAATTTAATGAGTGAGGAAGGGGTCGAAGATGATGTAACCGAATATGAATTGGGACTAAAAAAAGTCACTAAAATTTTACTTTTAACTTTACTAATTGTTTTTCCTGTGGTATTTTTAATATTGTTTTTCAAAACCGGATTAATTATTGGGTCATTAGTATTTGCGATCAGTTTAATTGTTTCAATAACCCCAGAATCTCTCCCAGCTATCATGACTTTGAATTTACACGAAGGTGCTAAAAGACTTAAGGATGCAAAGATTGTTGTTAAGAATAACTCAACAACCCAAACTTTAGGGGCGATTGATATTTTATGTACAGATAAAACCGGAACTTTGACAGACTCACAAATTAGCTTGCATAGCTATTTAGATTTAGATTTAAATAAAAGTAATGAACTTTTAGAATTTTCATTTTTAAATTCTTACTTTCAATCAAATATATCAAACGCAATTGATAAAGCTATTTTAGAACAAAACCCTTTTGATGAAAAAAAAATAGAGGAAACTATTTTGATAGACGAAATTCCCTTTAATCACGAAAGAAGAATGGTCTCGACTTTATTGCTTAAAGATAAAAAATACTTACAAATCACTAAAGGGGGAATCGACGAGATTATTCAAACTTTAGGTTTTTTAGAAAATGAAAAAAAATCTGGAGCCATAAAAAACCCAGATAAGGATTTAATTTTAAAAAAAGCTAAGGTTTTTTCAGATCAAGGTTATCGTGTTGTTGGTTTAGCATTCCGTGAAAGTTTAAATAAATTTGAAGTTAGCGAGATTGGTTTGACATTTTTAGGTTTCTTAATTTTTACCGATAATATTAAAAAAGATGTTGACAAAGTCGTAGAATTGATTTATAAAAACAATGTTGACTTAAAAATTTTAACCGGTGATTCTGTCGACAATTCATTATTGGTAGCCAAAAATGTCGGGCTAAATAATCCTCAAGCAATTTTGGGAAAAGATTTAGAAGGCTTAAAACAAAATGAACTTAAAGAAGTTGCTTTGAACTATAATGTTTTTTGTAAACTAACCCCGTTTCAAAAATCTGAAATTATCAAGACTTTACAAGATGAAGGTCACTGCGTTGGATTTTTAGGGGACGGAGTAAATGACGCTAAGGCTTTGAGACAAAGTGATGTGGGTATAAGTGTTAATACAGGTTCTCCAATTGCGAAAGCTAGTGCGGATGCTATTATGTTAGAAAAAGATTTGCTTGTTTTGGAGAAGGCGTTTCTGCAAGGTCGCCATATTTTTACTAATGCAATTAAATATATTAAGATTTCAGTTACAAACAACTTTTCGTTAATGCTAACTTTAATAATCGCATTGTTGTGATTTGATTTTAAACCAATGTTGCCGTTGCACTTATTAATGCAAAATCTATTATATGATTTCACTAATCTAATTTTTGTTTGAGATAATGTTGATAAAGAATTAATTGTCAAACCCAAAAAATGATCAACTAAATCAATTTTACCATTTGCTATTTTTAATGCGATTGCAGCTACAACGGTTTCGATTATTAATTTTTTAATTATTGGTTATGGATTTGGACTAGTAGGACAAATTAATGCGGGAGACACCGAAGCCTTAAAAATGTTTCAAGCAGCTTTTTTCATAGAGAGCTTTTTAACTCATATGATTATCTCAATTGTATATCGAACTGAAAAAATTTCAATTTGACAAAGTAATGTTAACTGAATAATTTTATTCATAATTTCTGGTTTCACAATTATTGTTTTTGGAATGGTTTTTATTCCAAATTTAAATAATAGTTTAGGTTTCAAAGCTCCTCCAGCATATTGATTAGCTATCATTTCAGGATTAATGATAGCGGCTTGATCTCTTGGTGAAATAAATAAAAAACTTTATATTCAAATTTTTAAGAAATGAATATAA